One genomic region from Jiangella sp. DSM 45060 encodes:
- a CDS encoding ABC transporter substrate-binding protein, whose translation MRWRLVPRGVRRDPHRHRRARDHRGPRVAAAGGVRRPVPRHRRGRRARRGAAAHLILATDRQRLADEYEQLSQIAPTLSWAEGYNQDDWTTTTTRVGEALGRADEAQAQLTRTNDAIAAAIDAHPQLAGLTFTLGPVTADGAVNTINSTADASAEFLAQLGMELSPTVTSLPSSGIPGRAVISPEELELLDADVLLLTFNTPEARTTLEANELFQRVPAVRDGRYVALDLPIALAIGFPSALSIRYGLEQVLPEVAAALA comes from the coding sequence GTGCGGTGGCGGCTCGTCCCGCGAGGAGTCCGGCGAGACCCGCACCGTCACCGGCGCGCTCGGGACCATCGAGGTCCCCGTGTCGCCGCGGCGGGTGGTGTCCGTCGGCCAGTACCGCGACACCGACGCGGCCGTCGCGCTCGGCGTGGTGCCGCTGCTCACCTCATCCTCGCCACCGACCGCCAGCGGCTGGCCGACGAGTACGAGCAGCTCAGCCAGATCGCACCGACGCTGTCGTGGGCCGAGGGCTACAACCAGGACGACTGGACCACCACGACGACGCGGGTCGGTGAGGCGCTGGGGCGGGCCGACGAGGCGCAGGCGCAGCTCACCCGGACGAACGACGCCATCGCCGCCGCGATCGACGCGCACCCGCAGCTGGCCGGGCTGACCTTCACGCTCGGCCCGGTGACCGCCGACGGCGCCGTCAACACCATCAACAGCACCGCCGACGCGTCGGCGGAGTTCCTCGCCCAGCTCGGCATGGAGCTCTCCCCCACCGTCACCAGCCTGCCCAGCTCCGGCATCCCCGGCCGGGCGGTGATCAGCCCGGAGGAGCTGGAGCTGCTCGACGCCGACGTGCTGCTGCTGACCTTCAACACGCCCGAGGCGCGGACGACGCTGGAGGCGAACGAGCTGTTCCAGCGGGTGCCCGCGGTGCGCGACGGCCGCTACGTCGCCCTCGACCTGCCGATCGCGCTGGCCATCGGCTTCCCGTCGGCGCTGAGCATCCGCTACGGCCTGGAGCAGGTGCTGCCCGAGGTGGCCGCCGCGCTCGCCTGA
- a CDS encoding SulP family inorganic anion transporter, with translation MAGSRERAARAATALHGWLRSVRPSRRHLRADAVAAVPSAVGSVPDGMASAALIGVNPVFGLYASIVGPVAGGLATSTRMMVVATTTAAALAAASALDGVDPADRPAALFLLTMIAGVLMIAAGLLRLGRYARFVSHSVMTGFLTGVAASIIFGQLSGFAGADVSGSTNVAKAFDLITHPSRIDVASLGIGLATLGILFGLMNSSWSTFGALAALVVPTLVVVVFGLDSVEQVRDAGDIPRELPLPVLPDLGMFTFELVVGAAAVAVIVLVQGAGVSEAAPNPDGTPSDTGRDFVAQGVANVAAGLFRGQPVGGSVSGTALNVAMGARTRWAAILSGALLLPIVLLFGGLVGLVPTPVLAAVLIYAAITSIRPGVVAAIWRTGATSQIALVTTFAATLVLPVAAAVGIGVALSLLLQLNQEAMDLKVVQLEPRPDGRFRERPAPRRLDAGVVVALDVYGSLLYAGARTLQARLPDPAGAHGSAVVIRLRGRTALGATFYRVVAGYARRLSDAGGRLYLSGLDPHLLDQARRAGVDLDGPVRAVAATDVLGESTRHALDDADAWLLRQAGER, from the coding sequence ATGGCCGGTTCGCGGGAGCGTGCAGCGCGGGCGGCGACGGCGCTGCACGGCTGGCTCCGCTCGGTCCGGCCGAGCCGCCGGCACCTGCGCGCGGACGCCGTCGCGGCGGTCCCGAGTGCGGTCGGCAGCGTCCCCGACGGCATGGCGTCGGCGGCGCTGATCGGGGTGAACCCGGTGTTCGGCCTGTACGCGAGCATCGTCGGCCCGGTCGCCGGCGGGCTGGCCACCAGCACCCGGATGATGGTGGTCGCGACGACGACGGCGGCGGCGCTCGCGGCGGCGTCGGCCCTGGACGGCGTCGACCCGGCGGATCGGCCGGCGGCGCTGTTCCTGCTGACGATGATCGCCGGGGTGCTGATGATCGCGGCCGGGCTGCTGCGGCTGGGCCGGTACGCCCGGTTCGTGTCGCATTCGGTGATGACGGGGTTCCTCACCGGGGTCGCCGCCAGCATCATCTTCGGCCAGCTGTCCGGGTTCGCCGGCGCCGACGTCAGCGGCTCGACGAACGTCGCGAAGGCGTTCGACCTGATCACCCACCCGAGCCGGATCGACGTCGCGTCGCTCGGGATCGGCCTGGCCACGCTGGGCATCCTGTTCGGGCTGATGAACAGCAGCTGGAGCACGTTCGGCGCGCTCGCGGCGCTGGTCGTCCCGACGCTGGTGGTGGTCGTGTTCGGGCTGGACAGCGTCGAGCAGGTGCGCGACGCCGGGGACATCCCGCGGGAGCTGCCACTGCCGGTGCTGCCCGACCTCGGGATGTTCACGTTCGAGCTGGTCGTGGGCGCCGCGGCGGTCGCCGTCATCGTCCTCGTGCAGGGCGCCGGGGTCAGCGAGGCGGCGCCCAACCCGGACGGCACGCCGTCCGACACCGGCCGCGACTTCGTCGCCCAGGGGGTGGCCAACGTCGCCGCGGGGCTGTTCCGCGGCCAGCCGGTCGGCGGCTCCGTCAGCGGAACGGCGCTCAACGTCGCGATGGGCGCACGCACCCGGTGGGCGGCGATCCTGTCCGGCGCACTGCTGCTGCCGATCGTGCTGCTGTTCGGCGGGCTGGTCGGGCTCGTGCCGACGCCGGTGCTGGCGGCGGTGCTCATCTACGCGGCGATCACGTCGATCCGGCCGGGCGTCGTCGCGGCGATCTGGCGCACCGGCGCGACGTCTCAGATCGCGCTGGTGACGACGTTCGCGGCGACGCTGGTGCTGCCGGTGGCGGCCGCGGTCGGGATCGGCGTCGCGCTGTCGCTGCTGCTGCAGCTGAACCAGGAGGCGATGGACCTCAAGGTCGTCCAGCTGGAGCCGCGGCCGGACGGGCGGTTCCGCGAGCGGCCCGCGCCGCGGCGGCTGGACGCCGGTGTCGTCGTCGCGCTGGACGTGTACGGGAGCCTGCTCTACGCGGGCGCGCGGACGCTGCAGGCGCGGCTGCCCGACCCCGCCGGCGCGCACGGGAGCGCCGTCGTGATCAGGCTGCGCGGACGTACCGCGCTCGGCGCCACCTTCTACCGCGTCGTGGCCGGCTACGCGCGGCGGCTGTCCGACGCCGGCGGGCGGCTGTACCTGTCCGGCCTCGACCCGCACCTGCTCGACCAGGCCCGCCGGGCCGGCGTCGACCTCGACGGCCCGGTCCGCGCCGTCGCCGCCACCGACGTCCTCGGCGAGTCCACCCGGCACGCCCTGGACGACGCCGACGCCTGGCTGCTGCGTCAGGCCGGCGAGCGCTGA
- a CDS encoding GAP family protein produces MGGLVLELIPSMIGLMATPIAIAGAILLLGTARPFANALAFMAAFLLAYSVIAAIVVGFATASAEPLLSVRAKADIEIGIGALLLLLAVPLIVKRRDRRRARRAKKGLAARLHDATPPFAFGAGLTLAVLNPNVPILVAGLAVVAASDTGHVVGAVLLVVAAVSGLLIPILWRWLAPASAPRVLARVTAWITAHDRAINITILLVFGTTFLVKGLAGL; encoded by the coding sequence ATGGGCGGCCTCGTCCTCGAGCTGATCCCGTCGATGATCGGCCTGATGGCCACGCCGATCGCGATCGCCGGTGCGATCCTGCTGCTGGGCACCGCCCGGCCGTTCGCCAACGCGCTCGCGTTCATGGCCGCGTTCCTGCTCGCCTACTCGGTCATCGCCGCGATCGTCGTCGGGTTCGCGACGGCGTCGGCGGAGCCGCTGCTGTCGGTGCGGGCCAAGGCCGACATCGAGATCGGCATCGGCGCGCTGCTCCTGCTGCTCGCGGTGCCGCTGATCGTCAAGCGGCGCGACCGGCGCCGCGCCCGCCGGGCGAAGAAGGGCCTCGCCGCCCGGCTGCACGACGCCACCCCGCCGTTCGCGTTCGGTGCGGGGCTCACGCTGGCCGTCCTCAACCCGAACGTGCCGATCCTGGTCGCCGGGCTCGCGGTGGTGGCCGCGTCCGACACCGGCCACGTCGTGGGCGCCGTCCTGCTGGTCGTCGCCGCCGTCTCCGGCCTGCTGATCCCGATCCTGTGGCGCTGGCTCGCGCCCGCCAGCGCGCCCCGGGTGCTCGCCCGCGTCACGGCGTGGATCACCGCGCACGACCGCGCCATCAACATCACCATCCTGCTGGTGTTCGGGACGACGTTCCTGGTGAAGGGCCTGGCCGGGCTCTGA